A genomic window from Maylandia zebra isolate NMK-2024a linkage group LG20, Mzebra_GT3a, whole genome shotgun sequence includes:
- the fmodb gene encoding fibromodulin: MIMWTLVFLTIGIVDLGIGQHYSQIQWLSHLRRRQWHAGLQAEDANCPLECNCPSVYPTAMYCHSRNLQHVPYVPSHIKYVYLQHNQITGIQDGVFDNATDLVWIVLFHNKLSSDKIGKNVFSKLKNLDRLLLDHNDLTHVPPNLPTSITDLRLGHNKISKVLASSFKGMTNLTTLHLQANAIEDVGGVFKGFKSLTMLDIRKNKLRKIPDNLPVRVQQLYLEFNNIESIPADFLTMYPKLQFVRLAHNKLTNKGLPSNVFNISTLVELDLSFNKLEKIPVVSMNLENLYLQGNKIKEFSLSSFCSAVDMSNFSRLKMLRLDANEISAKDIPAEAAYCLRHVAFIDV, translated from the exons ATGATCATGTGGACATTGGTGTTCCTCACAATAGGAATAGTGGATTTGGGTATTGGCCAACACTACAGCCAGATCCAGTGGCTGTCCCACCTGCGCAGGCGACAATGGCACGCTGGTTTGCAGGCTGAGGATGCAAATTGCCCCCTGGAGTGTAATTGCCCCTCAGTCTACCCCACAGCCATGTACTGTCATAGCCGCAACCTTCAGCATGTTCCCTATGTCCCCTCGCATATAAAATATGTCTACCTGCAGCATAACCAGATCACAGGCATCCAGGATGGGGTGTTTGACAACGCTACCGACTTGGTCTGGATTGTGTTATTTCACAACAAGCTCAGCTCAGACAAAATCGGCAAGAACGTCTTCAGCAAGCTCAAGAACTTGGATCGGCTCCTCTTGGATCACAATGACCTAACACACGTGCCTCCTAACTTGCCCACTTCAATCACAGACCTGCGACTTGGGCACAACAAGATATCAAAAGTCCTTGCCAGCTCATTCAAGGGGATGACCAACCTCACCACCCTTCATCTCCAAGCAAATGCCATAGAAGACGTTGGAGGTGTGTTCAAGGGGTTCAAGTCTCTGACAATGCTGGATATCAGGAAAAACAAACTAAGGAAAATCCCTGACAACCTCCCTGTGAGGGTGCAGCAGCTATACCTGGAATTTAATAATATAGAAAGCATTCCAGCAGATTTTCTCACCATGTATCCCAAACTGCAGTTTGTCCGCTTAGCTCATAACAAGCTGACTAATAAAGGACTTCCTTCCAATGTCTTCAATATCAGCACGTTGGTCGAGCTTGACCTGTCCTTCAATAAACTGGAAAAGATTCCTGTTGTCAGCATGAACCTGGAGAACCTTTACTTGCAAGGCAATAAGATTAAAG AGTTCTCCCTGAGCAGTTTCTGCAGTGCTGTTGACATGTCAAACTTCTCCAGGCTGAAGATGCTCCGTCTCGATGCTAATGAGATCAGTGCCAAAGACATTCCTGCTGAAGCCGCCTACTGTTTGCGACATGTTGCTTTCATTGATGTGTAG